The Stigmatella aurantiaca DW4/3-1 genome contains the following window.
CCGAGCAGGACCGGGCCCGGAGCGTGGCCATGCACTTTGCCCACCAGTTCGACAAGAAGGGGCCCAACACGGGCTTCATCCTGAGCGGGCCGGTCGGCACGGGGAAAACACACCTGCTGGCGGCGACCCTGGCGCACCTGGTGCTCGAGGTGGGCATGGTGGCCCGCTACGTGGAGATATCCCTGCTCTACGCCACCATCCGGCGCGGCTTCCAGGAGGGCAAGAGCGGCGGGGAGATCATCGGGCCGCTCTCCGAGGTGGAGGTGCTGGCCATCGACGAACTGGGCAAGGGGCGTGGCAGCCCCTTCGAAATGGAGACGCTCGATGAGCTGATCGCCCGGCGCTACAACGCCAACCGCACCACCCTCTTCGCGACGAACTACTCCCTGGAACCGGAGCGCAAGAACGCGCGCCCGACGAACGGCTATCACTCCACCGAGGACACGAAGAGCGCCCTGAAGGGGAACGAACTCCTGAACGAACGGGTGGGAGAGCGCATCTACAGCCGGCTGTGCGAGATGTGCACCTTCGTCGAACTGCCCAAGGACACCCCCGATCGCCGCAGGACGCGCCAGGAGATGGAATCGCGAACCTCCCAGCCCACGGTGGCGGGGCGCTCCAACCGATGAGGGCCCCTTCTGGCGCCGCCAGCGCCTCCCAGCGGGTCATCTCTGACTCCATCCCGCGGGCGCCAGCAGCCTGGGACCCGACACTCAGCGGCATCCCCTGATTCACCGTTCCGCGGAAGTCGCGCTACGCTCGGGACAGGGCATGGGGACCAAGGACGACGAAGTTTTGCAGGAGTTCCTCCAGGAGAGCCGGGAAAATCTCGCGCCCTTCGAGACGGGTCTGCTGCGTCTGGAGGCGGAGCCCCCTTCGGCGCAGCTGCTCATGGACCTCTACCGCTACATCCACAATGTGAAGGGCGCGTGCGGCTTCCTTCGGTTTGGCGGGCTGGAGACCCTGGCCCGTGCGGGGGAGGATCTGCTCGATCTGGCCCGGCAGAGGAAACTGGCCTTGGAGCCCGCCCACCGGTCCGCCTTGGCCTCCCTGGCCAAGGCCCTTCATGAAGGGCTCGATCGGATCGAAGCCACCCGCTCCGAGGGTGTGGTGGAGCAGGGAGAACTGCTCTCACGGCTGCGGGGGCTGCAGGAGAGTGCCCCCCCGGCGTCCATCTCGGGAGCGCACGCCCCGGAGCCCCGGGGACAGTCATGACGCCCATCCGTATCCTCGTGGCGGATGACTCTGCCGTGGCCCGGCGGCAGATCTGCCAGATGCTCGGCACGGATCCAACCCTGGAGGTGGTCGCTGTCGCGGCCACGGGCCGGATCACCCTGGAGAAGGTGGAGGAAGTCCGCCCGGACATCCTGGTGCTGGATCTGGCGATGCCGGACATGAATGGGCTGGAAGTCCTCAAGGTGCTGCGCAACAAGGCGCCCCACCTTCCGGTGGTGATGTTCAGCGCGATGACGGAGCGGGCGGGCCCCTTCACCCTGGACGCGCTCGCGCTGGGAGCGAGCGACTACGTCACCAAGCCCTCGGCCAGCGTGCCCGATGGGGCGCCCATGGAGCACATCCAGGGCCAGCTCATCTCGAAGATCAAAACCCTGCACGCGCGCAACCTCCAGGCGAACGGCCCCCTGCGGCGGACCCGGGCCATCGAGACGCCAATCCCCAACCCCAAGCCCTCGCGCGTCACGGCGGTGGTGATCGGCGCCTCCACGGGTGGGCCCAACATGCTGACGGACGTGCTCACGTCCCTGCCGCCCAGTTTTCCGGTTCCGATCCTCATCGCCCAGCACATGCCTCCGGTCTTCACCAAGCTGTTCGCCGAGCGGTTGGACACGCTGTGCCGGATCCGCGTCCACGAGGCGCGGACGGGCGAAGTGCTGCGCCCGGGCCACGTGTGGATTGCCCCGGGCGACTACCACCTGGGCCTCATCCGGGATGGAGCCCAGGTGAGGCTCTTGACCCATCAAGGGCCTCCAGAGAACTCCTGCCGCCCCGCGGCCGATGTGCTCTTCCGCTCCGCCGCCTCGATTTTGGGCTCGGGCGTGCTGGCCGTGGTGATGACCGGCATGGGACAGGACGGGACGAAAGGGAGCATGGATGTTCACGAGGCGGGTGGACAGGTCATCGTCCAGGATCCCGAAACGTGCGTCGTGGGAGGCATGCCCCGGGCAGTGATGCGCTCGGGCGTTACGCACCAGGTGGTGCCCTTGAAGTCCCTCGGAGGCGAGCTCCTCCGGCGCGTTACCCGCGGCAGCTTGCCGGGGTTCGAGCTCCCAGGGGGCTCCAAATTTTGATGCTTGCCTGACCGCTGTCCAGGCAAGCCTCCAGGCCCCTCCCAGGTGCCCGCATGCATGGTTACCTTCCCTTATTGCCTCCCGTAGGGACGAGGGGGCTCTTAAGGTGAGCAATGGAAACAATCCAGGTTCCAGTCGGGGGGTGGATCGCGTTCGGGGCCCTGGTCCTCGGGCTGCTGATCGTCGACTTGCTGGCCCACCGGAACCACCACGCCAACTCCAAGCGCAGCGCCATCGCCTGGAGCGCCGGGTGGATTTTCTTCGGACTCGGATTCGGGGTGTTTGTCTGGAGGATGTACGGCTCCCAACCCGCCCATGAGTACCTGGGCGCCTGGCTCATCGAGAAGAGCCTGAGCCTGGACAACCTGTTCGTCTTCCTCGTCATCTTCCGCAGCCTGAGCATTCCCGAAGCCGAGCAACGGCGGGTGCTGTTCTGGGGCATCTTCGGGGCGCTGGTGTTCCGGGCCCTCTTCATCTTCGCGGGCGTGGAGGCACTGGAGCACTGGCATGCCGTGGTCTACGTCTTCGGCGCCATCCTGCTGTTCACCGCCTTCCGCGTCGCGCGGGAAGATCCCCTGAAGGAGCGGGACAGCAAGATGGTGCACTGGCTTGCCCGGCGGCTGCCCGTAAGCTCCAAAGTCGAGGGCTCCCACTTCGTCGTCCGGCAAGGGGGAAGACTGCTGGCGACCCCCCTGCTCGTGGCGCTGATCACCATCGAGTTCACCGACGTGGCCTTCGCCCTGGATTCCGTGCCCGCCGCGCTCTCGGTGAGCCAGGATCCCTTTATCGTCTATACCTCGAACGTCTTCGCCATCCTGGGCCTGCGCGCCCTGTACATCGCCCTGGCGCACGTCATCACGCAGCTGCGTTACCTGCATTACGGCCTTGCCGCGGTCCTGGCCTTCGCGGGCCTGAAGATGGTCATCCCGAGCAACTGGGTTCATGTGTCGCCGCTTGTGTCGGTGGGGGTCATCGTCGTGTGCATTGGCACCTCGATCGTGGCCAGCGTCGTATGGAAGCGCCGACACCCCCGGCAGCAACCCAGCCCCCCCGCCGGAACGGATGCGCAGGGCATTTCAGCTCGCGTACACTAGGCCCCTCCGCGGGGAGTTGTCCCATCTGGCACTCCGCCCAACGCGCGGAGGATCAGGGGGAGCCGATGAGATACGCAGAGCCGGCAACCGTGGAGGAAGGGGTCGCGCTCCTGGCCTCCACGCAGAACGCCCGGTGTCTGGCGGGGGGCGCCACGCTGGTGGCGATGATGAACGCGCGCCACCTCGCACCCGAGCTGCTGATCAGCCTGCACCGGATGGCGGAGCTGTCCATCCTCACGGAGACCCCGGAGGGGCTCTGGCTGGGCGCCATGCTCCCTCACCGGGCCCTGGCCGACGAGCCACGCCTGCGCGGGGCCATGGAGGTCATCCGCAGCGCCGCGAGCCAGCTCGCCCACCCCGCCATCCGCAACATGGGGACGATTGGGGGCTCGCTGTGTCTGGCGGATCCCAGCACGGAGCTGCCCGTGGCGCTGGTCGCCGCCTCCGCCCACGCCGAGATCGCGGGCCCCGAAGGACGGCGCATCATCCCCGTCGAATCCCTCCTCGTGGATCGCTTCCAGACGTCCCTGCGCCACGGCGAGCTCGTCACCCGGATCTGGGTCCCCAGGGGCGGCCCCGGGGCGGTCGGCCACCACCTCCGGTTCAGCCGGGTGGCCAGTGACTACCCCACGGTCTCCATCTCGCTGGTGCTCGCCCTGGAGGGGGGAACATGCCGCCAGGCCCGCGTGGCCGTGGGCTCCTGCGGTCCCGTGCCGCTTCATGTGGAGGCAGCCGACCAGCGCCTCGTCGGCTCTGCCCTCGATGCCCCCGCGTTGGCCGAGGCAGGGCAGCTTCTCGCGCGTGCCGCCACCCCCCGCGACGATGTCCGCGGCACGGCCGAATACCGCCGCTTGTTGATTCCCCGCCTGCTCGGCCGCGCCGTCGCCCAGGCCCGGGAGCGCCTCCATGTCTGACAGGCTCTCCTTCTCGCTCCAGATAAATGGTGAGGAGCACGCCCTCGCCGTGGCCCCCGAGCGCACCCTGCTGGAGGTGTTGCGCGAGGAACTCCGCGCAACCGGAACCCGGCGCGGCTGCGATCAGGGCAGCTGCGGGGCCTGCATGGTGCTCGTGGACGGCGAGCCCAGGCTCTCGTGCCTGTCGCTGGCTGTGACCTTGCGCGGACGGGCCATCACCACCATCGAGGGGGTGGAGACAGCGGGGGCGCTCCACCCGGTACAGCGCGCGCTCATCCAGCACGGCGCGGTGCAATGTGGCTTCTGCATGTCCGGCATCGTCGTGACCGCCAAGGCCCTGCTCGACCACAACCCGAGCCCCACGCTCGATGAGATCCGCCAGGCGCTCGGCAGCAACGTCTGCCGGTGTTCGGGGTACGCCAAGGTCATCGAGGCCATTGCCTCGCTCTCGAAGGTGCGCCCCCATGAGTGAGCAGGAGCCACAGAGCCCCTCCCCTGCCCCCGTGGGAGACCTCCTGGGAAAGCCCGTCTCCCGGCTGGAGGCCCAAGAGAAGGTCACGGGACGCGCCGTCTACACCGACGACATGACCCTGCCCGGCATGCTTCACGGGGCCATGCTGGGCAGCCCCCATCCCCATGCACGGCTCCTGTCGTATGACACCACCCGGGCCCGCGCGATGCCGGGGGTCAAAGCCGTGCTCACGGCCGAGGAACTGCCTGACCACAACGTCGGCTCCGTCATCAAGGACCAGCCGCTGCTCGCCCGGGGAAAGGTTCGCTACGCGGGCGAGCCTGTGGCCGCCGTGGCCGCCGTGGATCTTCAGACCGCCCGCCGGGCCCTCGAGGCCATCGACATCCGGTACGAGTTGCTGCCCCCTGTCCTCGATCCCGAGGAAGCGCTGCGGCCAGGTGCCCCCATCGTCCATGAGCAACGCGACACCTACGTCAGCCTCCAGGCGGACTCCCCGGCGAGGGCCGCCTGTCCCAATGCCGCCTCGTACCTCCGGCTGACGGAGGGCACACCGGAAGAGGTGTGGAAGCGCTGTGACGTGGTGGTCGAGGACGTGTACGAGACGCCCGCCCAACAGCATGTCTACCTGGAGCCGTGTTCGACCCTGGCCGTCGTGGATCGCGACAGTGGGAAGATCACCCTCTACACCTCGACCCAGTCCGTGTTCCGGGCACAGGCGATCACCGCCGAAGCCCTGGGCCTGCCGATGTCGAAAGTCCGGGTCATCGCCCCCCGGATCGGTGGTGGGTTTGGCGGCAAGACCGAGATGACCAACCAGCCCATCACCGCGGCACTGGCCCGGGCCGCGGGGGCACCGGTCAAGATGACGCTGTCGCGCACGGACGACATGCTCATGATGAAGTCGCGCCACGCGTGCCGCATCCACATGCGCACGGGTGCGACCCGGGATGGGCAGCTCCTGGCACGCCAGGTCCGGCTCGTCTTCGATACCGGCGCCTACGCCGACGATGGACCGTTCGTCGCGTCCATGGGGTCCTACTTCGCGCGCGGGCCGTACCGGATTCCTCACATCGATGTCGAATGCTGGGCGGTGTACACCAACCGCCTCCGGGCAGGGGCCTTCCGCGGGTTCGGCAATCCGCAGATCCACTTCGCCAGCGAGGTGCAGATTGACCTGCTCGCGGAGAAGCTGGGGCTGGATCCCTTCGAGTTCCGGCTTCGCAATGCGTTGGAGACTGGGGAGCAGTGGTTGGGTGGCGCTCCGGTCGAGAGCGGTACGCTCCGGGCCTGTTTGGAGCGGGCCCGGGACGCCTCGAACTGGGTCCAGCGCCGCGCGCAGTCCCCCACAGCCCCTGGCAAGCGGCGCGGCATCGGGGTCGCGGCGGTGGCACATACGAGCGGGTTATTGGGCTCGAGCGCCACGGTCCGGCTCAACGAGGATGGAACCCTCACGGTGAACACGGGGGCGGTGGACATTGGCCAGGGCTCGGACACCGCCCTCACCCAGTGCGCGGCCGCGGTCCTGGGGCTCCCGCTGGAGCACATCAACTACAGCGGCCCCGACACGGACGTCTCCCCGTACGACTGGTGTACCGGAGGCACCCGCACCACCTTCACGGTGGGCCGGGTGGTGGTGCAGGCCTGCGAGCAACTCCGGCAGCAGCTCTTCGAGCACGCCAGCGACATGCTCGAGTGTCCCGTGCAGGAGTTGGAGCTGCGGCCTGGTGGCATCGTGGGGGTCCGGGGTCAACCCGGTACCGGGATCTCCTTCGGAGCCATCGCCGGGCGCGCCCTCTACTTCAAAGGAGGCCCCCTGGTAGCCACCGCCCGGTGGTTCTTCCCCACGGTTCCCATCGGCACGGGCGGAACCTCCGCCCAGGGCATGCCCTCCATGGGCAACGGCTTCTTCGTGTTCGCCGCCCAGGTGGCCGAGGTCGAGGTGGACGAGCTGACGGGTCAGGTCGAACTGCTCCAGGCCTGGAGCGTCCATGACGTGGGCCGCGCCATCAACCCCGCGGCCGTGGAAGGGCAGATTCAAGGAGGGTTCGTCCAAGGGATGGGCCTTGCCCTGACCGAGGAACTGCTCTGGAAGGAGGGGCATCTCCTCAACCCGTCCATGAGCAGCTACAAGGTCCCGGGCTCGCGGGACGTCCCGGTGGCGATTCACCCCATCCTGCTCGAGTACCCCGCTGGAGAAGGGCCTTTTGGCGCGAAGGGGGTGGCCGAGGTGAGCCTCGTCGGTGTGGCGCCAGCGATCTGCAACGCCATCCGGCACGCCACGGGGGCGCATGTCACCCGCCTTCCCGCCACGGGCGAGCGCGTGTTGCGAGCGCTGCTCGCCCGGGAAGAGGCGGCCTCCAAGGCGTAGCACGAAGCCGTGGCGCTAAGGCATCACGGCCCGCAGCAACGCATTCCCGGCGTCCGCCACATAGAGCGTTCCATCCTCTCCCACCGCGAGGCCCGCGGGCAGCACCAGATCCGCGGACTGGCCCTCGCCATCTCGCGAGCCGAAACGGCCCGAGCCCGCCAGCGTGGTCACCTCGGTGGCCTTGCCCTGGGCCGAGAACAGAATGCGCCGGATGCGGTAGTTGCCCGGATCCGCCACCGCCAGCGAGCCGTCTTTCAGCACCGCGAGCCCCAGGTAGGGCAGAAACTGCGAGGACGTGGGCGTGCCATCCGCATACCCCGGCGAGGAGCCCGCGATGATGGAGACGACGCCATTGCGAACCTCCAGCACGCGCGCCATCCCCGTCTCGACGACATAGAGCGTGCCGTCCGCCGCCACGGCTACCGCCGAGGGACGGTACATCCACTTGTCCGCCCGGACCGTCGTCACCGGGTTTCCCGGAGCGGAGAGATCCACCCGGCGGATGACGCCGTTGCCCAGGTCCGCCACCAGCAACTCGCCCCCCGGGCCGAAGGCCAAACCCGCGGGCTGATTGAAGCGCGCCGCCTTGGCTGTGCCATCCCCCTGACCGGGCTCCATGACCGCACCGGCGAACACCGTCGCCGTCCCGTCCGGCGCAATCCGGCGAATGCAGTGGTTGTCGGAGTCCGCCACATAGATGTTGCCCGAGGCATCGGCGGCAATCCCCATGGGCCCGTTGAGTCCCGTGAGGATCGTCCGGATGTCGCCCATGGCGGAGACCCGCTTGACCGAGTTGGCGAGCCCATCGGCCACCGCCCACCCTCCTCCGGGCAACACCGTCACGGCGACCGGAGCGCCCAGTTGCCCCATCCCATCCGGGCCATCGATGCCTCCTCGCATCCCCGCCTGACCGGCCACGGTGCGAACCCGGCTTGCGTAAGGGCCCCGGGGCTGCGGGGTCTGGAGGGGGCGGAACTGCACCAGATCGGCAGGCACGGAACGCCCCAGCGCCCGGTAGAGCACGTTGGCCACGATGCGAGCGCCCCGCGGATCCGCCGCCTGTGTCCCCGCCAGCATCTGCACGAAGTCGATCCCTCCCGAGGAGAAGACCCACGCATTCCCCTGCTGCCTCACCACCATCTGGCTGAACCCGTAGGCTCCTTGGAGAGACAGGGAGGGCGAGTCGGCGAGCACCTCCACGCCGGGGGGCGTCTGGCCATTCTGGACGACCGCGTCCTGCTCGTAGCCATTGGCCATCCAGAGGGTATCTCCCTTGCGAAGACCCGTCCCCTCCAACGCCCAGTGCTCCGGAGCGGTAATGACCATGGGGAAGGCGAACTGATGCCAGCGGCTGTTGAACATCACGCCGAACAAGGCGTTCTCCGGCCGGGACAGGGGCGCTTCGCGGAACTTCACGGTGCGCAAGGGGCTCCGGGCCCCCACCGGCTCCCGCGAGTCCCCCTTGTAGCAAGTGATGAGGCGCCGCGGCCGACCGTCCTTCGAGGGCTCCAGGCGCACGTGCCAGTAGGCCTGATTGGCCCCGAGGTTGATGAGAGAGCGGCCCTCCGCCACGGCTTGATCCGCCCGATCTCGAAGGGTGCTCGTCCAGTACTCGTCGTGCCCGGACATCAAAAGGACCTTCGCCTCGCGAAGCGCATCGCCGCTCGCATCGAGGTCCTCGTTGGTGACGTAGCTCACATCCAGAGCCTGGGACTCCAGCCACTGGATGAGGCTCAGCTCATCGGTCATCAGGTGCCCACTCCCCTGCCCCCGGTAGTAGGGCCGGTCGTACGAGACCTGGAAGGCACGGCTGACGCCGTACTTCTTCTTCATCACCCCGAGCTTGTCGTCGTAGAGGCTCGTTCCTCCCCAGGTGTTGTAAGCCGACCACGTGGCCGTGGGGATCAGCGCCACCACTTCCGAGCGCGGGTTCTCGTCCCTCACGAAGAACGGCACGTAGCGCTGGTAATTGTCCTCCCGGACCAGCTTCACCACGTAGGCGCCCCGCACCCAATCGGCCTTCGTTTCGATCTCGATCGTGGGCGTCCACTGACATGCCACGACGCCCGTGGCTTCATCCACGGGGCAGGGAGCCTGACGGGTGGCCCGGACAGAGCCGCCGCGGGCAACTTCCCGCGCGCCCAGGCCGCCGTAGTACCCGAGCCGGTAGACGAACCAACGGAACTGGCGCGGCTCGGACACGTTGACCGCCACGGGCACACGCTGCCCCGGCGTCACCGTCGTCACCAACGGGTAACCCTCGATCTCCCCGTTGTTGGCATTGCGCGTGATGCGCCAATCCCGCGCCCCAGGCCGCTGGTTCTCCAGGCGAACGGCATTGGCATCGTGCGCAGAGGAAGGAGGCTGCCCGGGCGTCCCACCCGCCGCTCCCCCTGGAGGCTGGCTTGTGCCAGGCCCCTCCCCGGCCCCTCCCGACGGAGGTGTGCCGTCCAGCGGGGGTGTATCGCTCCTGCTGTCCGGCACGGCGGCGGGAGGCTGGAATGCACCGTCCTGACAGCTCGCCAGCCCCAAGAGCAGGCTCAACACCGCTCCCGCTGTCCAGCCCCACCGTCTCACGTGCCCCATGCATGCCTCCGCCGCTCACTGGAGCATCGACGGTAAGCACGTCGTCCAGAATGAGAAGCGAAGCACCCTTCCGGGGAAGCAGCGTCAACACTCTTAAGCCTTCAGGGACCAAACAGACGGCCTCGGGGGGCTCACACACCCAGGAACTCGCGGTGCAACCGGGCAGTGAGGCGATTCAGGGAAGACTTGTCCACCAACAAGGAGAGCTGAAGCGGCGAGGTATGCGCCGCGTGGACATGCGCCCCCGTCTCCTCGGCGGCGAGCAGCGCCCTGCGCAGGTGCATCCAATCCGCGTTGATGCCTGCTCCCACGCAGGTCACCGTGCCCAGGTGCTCCTGAAGCGACACAGTGTCCCCGAAGCGCACTGCCAGGGCCTGTCGCACCCCTTCCAGCCCGTGCACGTCCTGGAGGGGTACCACGATGTAAGTGCGCGCCTCCCGTCCTCGCAGTCCATCGAAGCTCAGCGCCCTGCCCCGGACTCCTCGCGCATCCAGGAACTCTAGCAACTCGGGCAGCTTCACCCGCTCGGACGCCGCCGAGAGCACCGCCATGTCGTGTTCCGCCGTCACGCCTTTGACACGGGAGCCGGGCACCGAAGCCATCTCCTGGATCGCGGTGCCCGCACCCTGCCCATGCGCCGTGCGGGCCAGGATGACGATGCCCTTGGCCTTGGCGAACTCCACCGCCTGGGCGTTGAGCACCTTGGCCCCCGCGCTCGCCAGCTCCTGCATCTCGTCGTAGGAGAGCGCTTCGAGCTTGAGCGCGTCCGGCACCACCCGGGGATCCGCCGAGAAGATGCCATCCACGTCGGAGTAGATCTCACACGCTTCGGCCTCCAGGGCCGCGGCCAGCGCCACCGCCGTGGTGTCCGAGCCGCCACGCCCCAGTGTCGTCACCTCCTTCTTGAAGGAGACGCCCTGGTAACCGGCGACGATGACCACCTTGCCGCGCTCCAGCTCGTCGAGGATGCGATAGGGGCGCACCTCGACAATGCGGGCCTGCGCGTGCGCGTCATTGGTGATGATGCCGCTCTGACTGCCCGTGAAGCTGATGGCGGGAACGCCCATTTCCTGGAGCGCCATGGACAACAACGCCATGGAGATGCGTTCACCGCAGGTGAGCAGCATGTCCAGCTCGCGCCGGGGGGGATCCGGCGAGATTTGCTTGGCCAGCGTCAGCAGCTCGTCCGTGGTGTCGCCCATGGCCGAGACCACCACCACCATCCGATAGCCCGCTTCCCGCTTCGCCTTCACCCGCTGGGCCACCTTGCGCAGCTTCTCCACACCGGCAACCGAGGAACCGCCGTACTTCTGGACCACGATGGGCTTCACCGCTCTTGACCTCCGCAGGGTGTGGCCACACAGCCACGCCTGGAGGTGTCCATGCACGAAGGTGGCCAAGCCTGGGCGCGCCTTCAGCCCACCCGCGACCGTTCCCTTGACACGCCGGGGAAGCCCTTCCATGAGAGCGTCTCCATGCCGATGATCGAGGTCCAGAACCTCACCAAGCGCTACCGGGATCGAATCGCCATCGACCAGCTCACCTTCAGCGTCAACGAAGGGGAGATTCTGGGCTTCCTGGGCCCCAACGGGGCGGGCAAGTCGACGACGATGAAGATCCTCACCGGATTTCTTCCCCCGTCGTCGGGGACCGCCCGGGTGGCGGGGTTCGACGTCTTCGCGCACCCGCTGGAGGTGAAACGGCGCATTGGCTACCTGCCGGAGACGCCGCCGCTCTACCCGGAGATGACGGTGCACGGCTATTTGAAGTTCGTGGCCGCCCTCAAGCAGCTTCCCGGGCGCGGGCTGAAGGCCGAGGTCGACCGGGTAGCGGGACTGACCGGGGTGACAGACGTGATGGGCCGCGTCATCCAGAACCTCTCCAAAGGCTACAAGCAGCGCGTCGGAATCGCCCAGGCACTGCTGGGCGCTCCGCCCGTGCTCATCCTGGACGAGCCCACCGAAGGCCTGGATCCGGTCCAGCGCTCCGAGCTCCGCGCGCTCATCCGGGGGCTGGCGGGCAAACACACCCTCATCCTCTCCACGCACATCCTGCCGGAAGTCACGGTGACGTGTGAGAAGGTGCTCATCATCCACCAAGGGAAGATCGCCGCCTATGACGCGATCCAGAAGCTGGCCACGGTGCATGGCCAGCCGGAGAGCGCCTCGTTGGAGGAAATCTTCATCAAGCTGACCGCCGCCTGAGCGGCGCCGCGCGACTGTCGAGAGGACCCGCATGCGTACCGCCCTGGCGATCGCCCGCAAGGAGCTGTCCATCTACTTCACCACCCCCTGGGCCTATGCGGTCTTC
Protein-coding sequences here:
- a CDS encoding aspartate kinase; the protein is MEGLPRRVKGTVAGGLKARPGLATFVHGHLQAWLCGHTLRRSRAVKPIVVQKYGGSSVAGVEKLRKVAQRVKAKREAGYRMVVVVSAMGDTTDELLTLAKQISPDPPRRELDMLLTCGERISMALLSMALQEMGVPAISFTGSQSGIITNDAHAQARIVEVRPYRILDELERGKVVIVAGYQGVSFKKEVTTLGRGGSDTTAVALAAALEAEACEIYSDVDGIFSADPRVVPDALKLEALSYDEMQELASAGAKVLNAQAVEFAKAKGIVILARTAHGQGAGTAIQEMASVPGSRVKGVTAEHDMAVLSAASERVKLPELLEFLDARGVRGRALSFDGLRGREARTYIVVPLQDVHGLEGVRQALAVRFGDTVSLQEHLGTVTCVGAGINADWMHLRRALLAAEETGAHVHAAHTSPLQLSLLVDKSSLNRLTARLHREFLGV
- a CDS encoding ABC transporter ATP-binding protein, which translates into the protein MPMIEVQNLTKRYRDRIAIDQLTFSVNEGEILGFLGPNGAGKSTTMKILTGFLPPSSGTARVAGFDVFAHPLEVKRRIGYLPETPPLYPEMTVHGYLKFVAALKQLPGRGLKAEVDRVAGLTGVTDVMGRVIQNLSKGYKQRVGIAQALLGAPPVLILDEPTEGLDPVQRSELRALIRGLAGKHTLILSTHILPEVTVTCEKVLIIHQGKIAAYDAIQKLATVHGQPESASLEEIFIKLTAA